The genomic segment TGGCCGGGAGTTTTGTGTTAGACGCCCGATAGTCGGAAGCCGTTGAATCGTAAACAGAAATTGGAGACTTATCTGTGTAGACGGAAGGAGAATAAGCCGGAGCAGAAGTAATGGGAGTTTTATACTCGACGGTTTTTTCGGTGTAGGCTAGAGTAGAGTAAACTGGCGCAGCAGTGGTGGAAGTTTTGTACCCTGGAGTTTTTTCAGTATAGGCTGGAGCAGTAGGCTTGGAGTATGCCGGAACGGAGTAAGCCGGAGCAGAGGAGTAAACCGGTGCGGCAGTAGTGGGAGCTTTGTACCCAGTTGTTTTTTCAGTATAGGTCGGAGCAGAGTAAACTGGTGCAGCTGTAGTTGGAGTTTTGTACTCGGGAGCTTTTGTCGTATAGGCTGGGGCAGAATAAACTGGAGTAGAAGTTGTGGGAGTTTTGTACTCGGGAGATTTTTCGGTATAGGACGGCGCTGAGTAAACTGGCGCAGCAGTGGTAGATGTTTTGTATTCGGTAACTTTAGCAGTATAGGCTGGAGCCGAGTAAACTGGTGCAGCAGTAGTAGATGTTTTGTATCCAGGAGCTTTTTCGGTGTAGGCTGGAGCAGAGTAAACTGGAGAGGTGGTAGTGGGAGTTTTGTACTCGGGAGATTTTTCGGTATTAGCCGGAGCAGAGTAAACCGGAGCAGAGTATGCTGGGGCAGCGTAAACCGGAGCAGAGTATGCCGGGGCAGCGTAAACTGGTGAGGTGGTAGTGGGAGTTTTGTACTCAGGAGCCTTTTCGGTATAAGCTGGGGCAGTGTAAACCGGAGCAGAGTATGCCGGGGCAGCGTAAACTGGAGAGGTGGTAGTGGGAGTTTTGTACTCGGGAGCTTTTTCGGTATAAGCCGGAGCAGAGTAAACCGGAGCAGAGTATGCTGGGGCAGAGTAAACCGGAGATGAATACGCTGGGGCAGAGTAAACAGGAGAAGAGTACGCCGGGGCAGAGTAAACTGTCGAAGCAGTAGTAGAAGAATCATACTCGGGAGCTTTTTCggtgtaagctggggcagaGTAAACCGGTGAAGAGTATGATGGAGCGGACGGAGAGTAGACTGGCGCAGCAGTAGTAGAAGTTTTGTATTCGGGAGCTTTTTCGGTGTAGGCTGGAGCAGAGTAAACTGGTGCGGCAGTAGTAAGAGGTTTGTATTCACGAACGCTTTCCGAATAAGCTGGAGCGGAATAGGCTGGAGGGGAGTAGGACGGAGTGGAATAGGCTGGAGCGGAGTAGGACGGAGCGGATTGAGAAGAGTCGGCTGGGGCAGAGTAAACGGGATTGTAGTCCTGATCGGAAGGCTCTGGAGCGGAGTAGGTTGAAGAGGTGTAAGTCGGAGAGGAATACGTTGGAGCGGAATACGTTGGAGCGGGGTAAGCCGGGGCGGAGTAAGCCGGGGCGGACTTGGTCGGCACGGAATAAGCCGGAGCGGGCTTGGCCGGTTCGGAGTAAGCCGGGGCAGAGTAAGCCGGAGCAGAGTAAGCCGGGGCAGAGTAAGCCGGGGCGGTCTTGGTCGGCTCGGAGTAAGCCGGGGCGGACTTTGTCTGCTCGGAATAAGTCGGGGGCTTGGCCGGTTCGGAGTAAGCCGGAGCAGAGTAAGTTGGGGCGGTCTTGGCCGGTTCGGAGTAAGCCGGGGCAGAGTAAGCCGGGGCAGAGTAAGCCGGGGCAGTGTAAGCCGGCGCAGAGTAAGCCGGCGCAGAGTATGCCGGGGTGGAGTAAGCCGGGGCGGTCTTGGTCGGCTCGGAATAAGCCGGGGCGGTCTTGGCCGGTTCGGAGTAAGCCGGGGCAGAGTAAGCCGGAGCAGAGTAAGCCGGGGCAGAGTAAGCCGGGGCGGTCTTCGTCGGCTCGGAGTAAGCCGGAGCGGGCTTGGCCGGTTCGGAGTAAGCCGGGGCAGAGTAAGCCGGGGCAGAGTAAGCCGGGGCAGAGTAAGCCGGCGCAGAGTAAACCGGCGCAGAGTAAGCCGGGGCGGTCTTGGTCGGCTCGGAGTAAGCCGGGGCGGTCTTGGTCGGCTCGGAGTAAGCTGGAGCAGAGTAAGTTGGGGCGGTCTTGGCCGGTTCGGAGTAAGCCGGGGCCGAATAAGTTGGAGCTGAATAAGCCGGAGCGGAATACGTTGGAGCGGTGTAAGCCGGAGCAGAATATGTCGGTTCGGAGTAAGCCGGGGCGGAATATGTCGGCTCGGAGTAAGCCGGAGCGGAGTAGACTGGAGCTGAATAAGCCGGAGCGGAGTAAGACGGTGAGGGTACATATTTTCCATCCGATGTATGAGCCGAGTcgtattttccattttcaacagTCCTATCTGGGCCACGAATTTCACCGTTGCCTGGTTGTTTgactatataaaaaaagaaacaaaaaacaaacagttaaTTTTGCATACAAgagacaaaaattcaaatcaattctgTTGATTGTTGAAAACGCATTTACCTAGGTAATAAGGAGTATTGGCCACCTCATCCTTGGTAGACTTATCATAAGTGCTAGTTTCTTTGTAGCTGAAAGAGTTGTCCGGTTTGGAAGGTCCTACAGGGCCGGAAACTTTACCGGATTCACCGTATTTGTTATCAGTTTGGGAATAGCTAGCCAGCTGGGCGTTATTGATAGCTACAGCAGTTTCGCGATTCCCAGCTGAGGCATATGAACCATAAGGATCAGATGATCCAGACACTGCAAGGGAATCTGTATATTTCTGCGACTGATAACTGCCCGTCGATGCCCCACCTTCGTATTTGACAGCTTTCGAATAGGATGGCGTGGTTGTAGTCGTTGTATATTGCTGGTCACCGGAGTAAGCGGGGGAGGCGACAATGATGCGCACAGGGTTGGATTCACCGGCTATGGTGGCGGCAGGAATAGCCAGGACAACTTTCGTCTGTTGTTTTCCTGAGTAAGAGCCCTGCGATGGTTCCTTGACGACTAGTCCAGCCGATTGGCAATCACCGCAACCGGAAGAGACGACAGATTCACCGTAGTACGTCGGTCGGGGATCCTTGTAGAGACCTTCTCCCGTCACCAACTTGCCACTCAGATATCCTGGACTTCCCATAGGGATGGCGGCCGGTTTCTTCTCCAGTGGTTGCTTCAACTTGACGGCGTTGGCATTGCTGGAACTGCCGACGGCCCCTCCAGAGCACTGAGGAACCAGCCACGGCCAGTTGCACAACAAATTTTCCTCGTCAAAGAGGAGCCCAAATGGACAACGGAATTCGTATTGGGTGAAGGTGACACCGTCCTTGGCGTAGTCGCGACAGGCGAAGAACCAGCGACAGTTTTCAGGATCGGCAAAGTATCCCTCGCCTGGGCAGACGAATTTGTTCATGGGAACTGGGCGAATCTCGCTGGATCCTCCGCAAGGAGCGGCCTGGGACGGCCAGGTGCAGACTTCCCACTTCTCATCAAAGACTAATCCTTCCGGGCAGTCGTACTCGAAAACGGTGAAATCGTCCACGTACTGGTCGAATTTGACGCAACGGTAGAAACTTCCGCAATCCTCCGGATGGCGGTAATAGCCTTGACGGGAGCACTGCAGACTGCTCTCCAGCGGCTGGCGGACGACGCTGGTCTCGCCGGAACGGGCGACGATGCGGACGATCCGGTAGGGTGAAGCTCGGACACGGTCGTTGTACAACGGGCTGGACAGGGTGGTGGCAACAGAAGAAAGATCGTCCTGCAGGGATTTGGCCAGCTGACGCCTGGTCCGATTGCCAGATTCTTGGTTGAGAAATTGTTCGTAGTAGATTTGAGTCATGGATGGAGAAACGGGCGTTTCTGATTGGCTGGGCTTCTCGTCAATATTGCCGGGCATGATTGCCACTCCAGCGATATCGCGCAAAAGGAAGTACTTGGCCTGTATTTGTAATGATTATTAAGGCTGTATACAATGGACGGAAATGACTAGAGTGGCTTTGAGTGGTTTACCTTGATCATAGCGGCCATTTCGTCATCAAAGGCAATCCAATCTCCGTCTTGGGAGTAAGCATATGTACCTGTCAAATCATCGTCTCTCTCTATCGTCCAATTGCCTTTCTTCAAGATCGAGTGCAGCTATTTGACAGACAACAAAATACAtgcaaagaaatggaaattgacACATTTTTACGATGAGAAACCGGAAAATGAGAGAAAGTGCATGTTTACCTGTTCCATGCTGATTTGAGTGGGGCCTTGGGCAATCTGGGATCCGGGTAGGTTTTGTTTGGCATCTCTCAGAAGAAATTGGAGGGCGAATGTGGGTACGGCTGCCACTACACGATCGGACGATACACCCAGGCTTGTCACAAGATCCAATACAGAATCCTTCACAATTATCATAAAagcataaaaatgaaataaagaaagataaacttttgtattcaattattttatttcaagttgtGTATATTACCGTATTCAGGATATCGGAGATTCCCATAAGGCGGCTGTGGTGGTAGGTTGCGTTGGATGCGTCCTCTATGTTATGGGTGGAGACGACGAATAAGTCGACCgttctgtaaaataaatatcattcGAACATTAGGTAAAATACGAATTCAATATTTCTGGCTGTGAATTTACCTCGCTAAAGGCTTGAGATCGAATCCTTTCACCAGCTGTTCCGGTGAAGTCGGCAGACGGAGTAGGATCAAAGGTCGCATCGCATCAATTTCCATATCGTCAGCGATTGTGctttaatgaatttcaaaaaataaaatagatgaATCAATGTTACTGGAAGGACAATTCAAGAGGAAAGTCTACCTGTTGATGTGGGTGGTGGAAATTGGTGTGTTGGTGACGATCACTTTCTCTTGTAGAACAGCGTGCAAATCCTTCACGtagacacacaaaataaacaattcaatttacaGTAACTTAATCAAAGAGtagtaaattattaattataattGTAATTCATTTAAAGGGTTGATATCAAAGTATATACCGTGTGATAGTTAAATGAAATAGGTCAAGTAAATTGACCAAATTCTGaagctaaaataaaaaaagcttttcaatTTCGCGCTACAATCGCCAAAGGCTCTTAATTTACCTCATTTCAACAAACCCAGGATTATAAGTTAagattcaaagaaaagaaaacactaTAATAATTCacgtcaaaaaaaaattaacgcaaccgtaaaagaaaagtaaagttCTAgattacaaataataaaaagtcaGCTCTAGTGTGTATAAAATAATCGAGTTGACATACCTTCATGAAAAGAACAAGGTTGGCTTTATCTTTCTTGGAATTTTCGTCGGTGCTGGGTTGTTGCCAATGGATTTCCACGCCTTCGATAAGTAGGTCGTCAATCATCCGCGCCACACCGCCAACAATCGAGTGGACGGAAGAGTCGGCGGAAAAGTCTCGGGCCGACACGGCCAGCGAAAGGACGCGGCGCATTCGCCCACCATTTCGGGAGCCACTAATCGTTTTCAAGTACGCAACTATTTCTGTGaacgataaagaaaaaaaggaaaggtgtTAATGATGCTACGTTGTGTCTACCTTCTCTGTTCACGAGTTAGACAAGTCGCCGGGGCCCAGGCGTCGCCCATTTTTGGCGTCTTATAAAGTCACGTTAATATCATGTCGTGACACTCTCTTTAGCCTGAGCCGTGAGTCACTGGATCTCTCTCGGCGATGATGTAACCACTACCTCACTAATAATAACCTATTCGAAATTGAATTACCTTCGTTTAACGCAAAGTCCGTACTGTTTTGCGTGATATTCACGACGGATGGAACGACTAGATGAGAGCAACGGCAGGCCAGGTCGTCATTCTCCAAGTTGTTGATGGAACTGTCGGTGTAGCACAGGATGAATCGATTCGGTTCTTCTATTCCGCtgcaatctttttttatttcaatttttaaaaaatggtaatgAGCAtttgagagaaagaagaatcaaagTTTCAATAGAGAAAGTAAATTATTACCTGAAGATGAGGCGACAACAGATCCCAGGAAAAGACAACCGATCAAAACGCAAACAAAGTGAGAGTTGTCCATCTCTCCGTTCTACTTTGATATACGTGAGCTTTTGCAACACAAGTTAATTGTCTTTGCAGTGGCCTGCCAAATAGAAATGCAAATGCTAAGGTTACACAACAACAAGGTTATCGTGCAATTTCTAGGAATTTCCATATACAGAAGCAAATCCATATCTAAATAGGGCATTCCCAATCGGAATAACTGTTGTTTGTAACAAACGACCTTGCAAtgtcgttcatttttttcgggggaaaatttacatattttctcgttggcttttttttttttatgtcggAAGATGTGATAACTGACCCCATCAAATCTTGGTCGTTCATCGGCCTTTGTACTAATACTTGTGGTTGAAAACATGGCATAGAAATAAAAGTCGATGTTGTCGAGTCGAGAACTTGGGCACTACTGAGCAGACGACACCACGTGTCTGTAAGAACAAGTGATCGTTTACAGGGGATACAAAGAAAGTGAAGGCAGGGTAAGGAAAAATTACCGCCAAAACTGTCATCCACATTGGTATACCCGGTAAACGATATTTTCTACCTGCGGCCATAATTTGTGCGCgcgtgtttctttttgattcgaaATAGCTTACACGCTTCAGCCTACAGGATGATATAATAATGGCGTCTGGAAGTGGTTGAACCAAACGCACTTTCATATTGGCTAAAAGTATGCCTCACAGCTAGTTCGTCCTTCACTGTAAAATAACAGCAGACGCGCTTCCCAAATATAATAATGACCTGATAACAAAAATCGTGCCAGCTACGCCTACAACAGCAccgtcaaaagaaattattttcttttcccgaccGCGCATTCCCTTTCGTTTTTTCGtctggaaaaaaggaattttacttttgatttgattgtccAACGATATAGTTGAGAATTTCTCAGCGTTTAAACGGTAGCGCATGCAAATTCCCGAAGTTGTGCATCTcaactgtttgaaaaaaaaaaaaatacaaaaaagttttttctcgttcaattttagaaatcggcgtttgaaatatttcgattgGAGCCAAACTGAAAGTCGGTGAACGCTAAACACTTTCTACTCAAGATTTTGGGATAAAGAAGAGGAATTGCTCTTCTTGGCTAGCTAGCCCTACACTTATAAAATGTATATGCCATCGCATATACAAGTTGTAACTATATAGTGTACAAGTTGTAGCTTACACTGCCGGTATCCAGGTCAGCGAGTTCCAAGTACGTTGGCCAATATTTCTCGTGCAAAACGACTGGGGGGGAAAAAGTTCTATGTGAAGGTCTATCATATCACATGTACAAGAGCAGCTCGGCAGTTGCTTATGGCAGATGATGGCAGCTAGTAGAAAACTGGTCCAAGGTTGTTGTATATAACTTGCCAGTTGCATACTGTATTACCTTTAGGATGACTAGCTGCGTtcgagactgctgctgctggtgcaaACGCGAAAAGGGGAGAGGTCGCTCACGATCACATTCCAGTTTGGCTTCAAGAATTACCGACGAATCATTCCTTTCTAGGTCCCTTGGCAAATTTCACGAACCCGCGATAGAGTTGAGTCAAAGACCGGTTTGGGTTTCCctcttgtattattattgttatcgCTCTATAGaagcttgtttttttgttttaaagagTTTGTTGGCTCTCGACGCTGGTTGACAGAAATCTCGAGTGTGATGAAATTCGACTCTTGGCCAACGAATAAGATACAGCAACAAAGCGCTTTCACATGAATCAACCGCCCCATTGATGATTGACAAGACACAGCAACAAAGTTGTAACAGCGCAGCAGAGACTTACCCCGAACGAATGTTGTGTGAGAATCAATTCAGCTCCGATGGTGAGCGATTTAGCACGGGCTCACAAGAGCGACAGATGTGGAGAGTGCAAATTAAAATTGTGTGAATAGACGAATATGTTTCAGGTGCTGCTTTcgtgagtgagagagagagatatccCGGCAAACGGCTAGCGATCAAGGCTCTCCCCGTCGTTTTGAAATGCTGAGGGGGCAATCCTTTTAGTGATCCAACCGACGCCAAGACGAGGGAACTTGCGTGAACAACTGAACGGTGAACGAGTCACAAGCGCAACATATACTGCCTGGCAAGAAGCGAAAGGGTTTCTGAGCATGGGCACAGTAACTGTGCCCTGGTTTAAAAGGTAGCGCTTTTGGTTCAAGCCCTGCCCCCTTTTTGTTGGCTGGCTTTTGTGTGTCTATTGCGACAAGCCAAAAGTTCCACTTTTTCCACCTTCACTTTCCAAAGGCGTTAAAGAAACGCCAACCAATGTGTAGTACTACAAGGTGCTCCTGCCAAATCATCAACATTTCAGCTCATAAGcctaaaaagataaaaaaccTAGACTCGTTTTATTTCGTGGATTTCATAcgaaaatatttgattccCAGCGtacaatttagaaaatgtagtcaaaaatattaaatggaTTGATTAACGTTCATTTTCTCAACATCAAGAAATACTTGATTGTTGGAGGATCAATGTAAAAGCTGATGGCTACTACACGGATCTGTTATTTGTCTGATTGTGACGTTGACCCTTTTGTATACCTGCGGTCTTAATAGGATGATTATTATAAAGCAGATAATTAGAGCGTTAATCAAACTATTGATTTTACTGCGATTGAGATGttacgaagaaagaaaaacttataAAATGTAATATAATCGGACATGTTATAATTTGGAATGAAGGCAAATGAAAGTCATCCAATTTCGTTGATAAACATAATCCAGATTCTGCGTTCGTCTATTGCGACATTTGCCATCGGCTGTGGGCAATCTGACAATAATTGCGTTGCACACCCGGCACCCGGTGCAACAACTATACTCGACATCGAGTTATTCCAGCAGCTTTTGGCCGCGGCCTTATTTGCTCGACGCCGTCCACTACACTACTATACTACATTGGTGAGAAAATCAATGTGAAAACAAACGACTTGTGTTATACATACAAGAGACAACTTCCATGTTTTTCATGCTTGTCAAGATATATGCAGtaaatgtttatttgattccacgaaatcacttttattttcaaaagtgtgtacaatttctttattacataTTTGTCCTTTTTCCTTTACACACTCAGGGtcagaattatttttctcttttgtcatAAAAATTAATGTCGCTGATGCGGATGATTCGTTTATTGTGTTATCGTGAATGCCGCCGTTAATATCGACGAAAGTCGCCAGattttttgctgttgttgttgttgttgttgttgttgtgggtttttttcgTTAGATTTTCCCCGTGCATAACGTGTTGGGTACGCACTTGGCCGCTTACATGTGTTTATAACGATAGTTCTACAAGTGTTACCACATATAGGTTACCTTGACTATTTGGCAAATCATCAAGAGCAACTTGTTGgatttcgtttttcctttatttgtCATTTTCCTTTCTATATGCAGCGCTCGAGTATATATCGTTAAAGCAAATATGAAACTGGCGCCAGGGAAAACTGAATCCTATATCAACATTCCATAGTCCGATTGTTGGTTGCTACAGCATTTTGCGCAAGAATTTTAACGATACAGAAAAACGATCTGGAAAAAACCGCTCCTATAAGATTGTCGACACAAAATTAACGTCAGCAaatgcaacacacacaaaaaactgCATGTTAGGTGCCAAAAGAAATCATGCGCAGTCAAGTTGTGTTGTTGACGAGATGCCAAGcgaaatgtataacaaatgaATGTCGCTTGTAAGCAACAAAAAACTTGTAAAATtcacttctttatttcaatAGCCATCAAAAATTAGAATCGATctgaattatttttggttgGGACCCTTTAGACTATCCGCATTATTTAAGCTATCTATATAGCAACatcaagagagaaatgaattgaaatccTAAACGGATAAAATTCTTCTCTGTATATGTAATTCAAGTCTCTTTTGACTTGACAGCCATCAGAACAACAAGGAATGAATTTCCACGACGGTGAACAATAACTCGTGATGGGGCTTTTGCTTCCAACATTGCAAAAagccatttgaaaaaaaaactactatAAAAAGCCGCAGTCGTGTTGCGTGTTTCCTTTCCATTGAAACcgaaattgaaacattttctcccCCGGCCCCCATCTCTGGTTTTTAACGCTAAGGTTGACgactttgaaaatgattttttaaatcattctttatTGCGTGTTCAGTATTTTTCACGAAGTATTGGAGATTGGATGGGATGATGCAATCTTATGAAAGATGCATTTGGCCTACTGAGAGGCTGTATTTTTATATCACAATTGCTAATAATTCTGTCATAACTCTTATATCTCTACTATCTACAAAACAATTACACTTAGAATAGTTTAATTAAATCCAAAATAATTCATATAACTCAATTTTAGGTTGACCCCTGGTtagttcacaaaaaaaaaaatagctgtaCATTCGTCATTCAGGTCATTTTTATTATCCATCGCAATGCACCGtcgtaattttttgtttgacgttctacttttgacttttttttttcttttctctaagTAAGAACGCCGCAAGTTCCTGCAATTTGCACGCAGATGAATTCATGGTGATTTCTGCACCGATCACGCCCAAAACGGATATGGATAAGGTTCTGACTCATACGTATTTGTCCAATAGAAGGTTCAACATAAAAAGACAGGCTTGCTATATAGctgctatgtgtgtgtgtcttagaTTACAGTGCGATTTTGGTGCAATCTCATTTCACGAATAATATCAAAGCTGTCCGATCCAATAGATTATTATCTGAGAACTCTTGAGGGCTATAGACATTATTATATCTTAAAGTATCAAAAGATGACCCGGAAACAATATTAGGCTCAACTTGCACAAGCAACTGCAATCGAACTGcaaggaaaattgaaatataaaaatttaaaaataacttaaataataatgagGAGAAAGAGTGTTCAACAAATTTAATCGGCAGCAAAGGggtgaattaaatttaaaaataaaataaaataaactattGGTGCACGCCTAAAATAGTATACAGCATACACTATAGAAGCGAGAGATCATTTGTCTTGATTCTTGATCCAATTAACTAATAATTATCACATAATCGagtcaaaaatgattttctggGTCTTGTTATAATAGCAggtaattgaaattattttccacAAAAGGAATAGAATGAAATGAAGAGTCTCAACTGCTAAGTAGAAATCTGGAGCAACGAAATTACACGGCAAGTTTGTTTTAGGGTCGGGTGTATATAAAAACATGTAAAGTCGACAGACGAAAAAAGATCTcttgttatattattattctcgCGGAGCGGTATAGAAGCGTGCAGTATTAAAAACGTGCGTTACTATCTCCCCCCAGCAAAGGTTGTCGAATCACCTGgcggagagcagcagcagcaagcagcgCAGGCCTCACATCAGCAGTAGGTATACGAAGCGatattgaattttaagttgTAACTCGTGCCGAGAAGGAAAAGTAGGATACATTACCAAGCATTTGGTCTATGGCAGCTCAACGATATTGGCTGGCTAAAAATTTCTACCGCCACTGCGGCGACGATCCGATCCAAATTGGCATTTGCTCAAGTCAATttctctttgtctttttttgtttcccctccctctctctccctagAGCATATCTATCTCAAGGGTATTTCAATACAACAATCggccttatatatatatatacgtatatatttatttatttatgtgaGTAAAGAAATGGAAGCCTGTGGGACCGCCTGGTGCACACGAACGCGGAGGTAAAATAGTGTGCGCCTTCCATCGCACCAGGAAAGTGAAAGTGACGGTTTGGCAGCAAATCAAAACACCGAAAATGAATGCGCTTGCCAATTAATAGTTATATTAGAGAACCATCGGCCGGCCAATAACTTGACATTGCATATCGTGTTCACTTTTATTTGTCAGTCGAAAGTTGAGATCTACTTTTAGGAGTCATCCACCCACCCATACACATTCCGCTATCCAAACTGAAATATCCATCGATTCAAAgatgattttgaatttcaatgaaatttatCTTAGCTTATACCACGTAATAACAGAATGGATCATCTGTCGtttgaatattcaaatgaaagaCCATGAAGAAATTGTCAAGGCTTTTATTTATCGATGCAACGATAAACGAATTCCTCTCATAGCTCAGTCTGTCACAATCTGAATCTGACAGGCTGCTGTCGATTCTTTATATACATAAACATGCATACACACAAGCAGCCATCGAAAAAATTCTTGAGTGCAGCATATACGTTTAAAGacactaaaaaaaagtcgacTCAAAGTCCAAAAGGCAAACAACATTGTCTACGTCACCAAGGCCGCTTGGGTGTTGATTGGTTCGGTCAGGACTGTCGTGACCCAGATAACGTTGAACGGGCAACCCAAGTGATATTGATGCGAGTACCGGTGCCAGAGCCTATATGAATATGGCTGCGATTGTAACAGCAGCAAGGACCTTGAATGGATCTTTTAGCTATTCTATATAatctcatcattttctttttggcaacTAATGTTATTATGgacgtatttttatttgattttttcttttctttttttctttttttttcaaccgaAATGAGCCAGTTTCCGATAGTCAAATCGAGCCAATCATAACCCAAAAGAAGCCTGTCATATTCAAACTGGTTTCAGCCGGCCTTCGGACAGTTAtaatactgctgctgctgctgttgcaaaGGCCGATTGCTTGGGTCAATGTCactcatcagcagcagcacagccctCTTTATTCAGCTCAAACTTGTTTAGAGAAATTTCAGAAGTTGCCTAGTTGGGTTACTTGTGTCAGCTACTGTGCGCTGTTCTATTTCTCGCTATACATATGTACTCGAccagcttttttttactcttgaCTTATTTGCGAGCACGCTGGAAAATTTAGAATTGCATCAAATGCTCTCAAATAATGAACGGGTCCGTCTACGTCATCCAAGttcgtttatttattgataAGCGTCCGAGAAATACTCGGAAATTCAACATCGCTGAACATCGTTTattcattaaagaaaaagttggccTAGTCGCTAGATATTTAATTTATGCTAAAGGCTATGCTTTCATGTTTAATGATGAAAGAGCTAATAGTATCGtacgatataaaaaaaaccacttATGGCATAAGAAATTTTGGCCCATATCACCATTTCCATTCCATTATAATATTAATCAGCTCttgaaagaaaagtgaaatccTATACATACGTTGTTAGACCTAAAGAAATTAGGCTTATAAGAAAGCGGGTtcgtaatttaaaacattgtgTGATTTATAATTTAAACAGTCCGATTACACTCGGTCAAAAGTCTTGCACCTCAACCACCCGTGCCACCGCTTTGTTCTCGGTGTATATCTTCACGCCGCTCTCGATGTCAAATTCGTGCATGTAATCTAAGTAATAAGTAAAGTGAGCACGATAGGATTTCTTTTCTACACGCTGAACGCTTGAGCTACGTTTCAGACACGAGCATTAATGGTGGACAATTACGTTAAAATCCACTTCTTTTACTACCCCGAAAGGAGTCAAAGGTGAGAGAGCAACTCCACCCTGGCGCATAGCTTGCTAGTTGCAGTCGACTCGTTTGcattgcagccattttttaaaatcaaatatttgttgttcCACTCGAGTGATATTCGAATTTTATCTTATTGGCACATTCCGCTCCAATGAAtaaatttaccaaaaaaagaagaaaaaaaaatccgatatTCCCGGTATGTCCATTATGTGAAGCACGTAcgcccatttcattttttcccaataAACGATTCCATTTCACGTTTGTACTATGGCAGTGATGAGAGTGTTCTGGATCGAAAAACCGAGTTTCCAGGT from the Daphnia pulex isolate KAP4 chromosome 1, ASM2113471v1 genome contains:
- the LOC124194520 gene encoding flocculation protein FLO11-like isoform X10 → MDNSHFVCVLIGCLFLGSVVASSSDCSGIEEPNRFILCYTDSSINNLENDDLACRCSHLVVPSVVNITQNSTDFALNEEIVAYLKTISGSRNGGRMRRVLSLAVSARDFSADSSVHSIVGGVARMIDDLLIEGVEIHWQQPSTDENSKKDKANLVLFMKDLHAVLQEKVIVTNTPISTTHINSTIADDMEIDAMRPLILLRLPTSPEQLVKGFDLKPLARTVDLFVVSTHNIEDASNATYHHSRLMGISDILNTDSVLDLVTSLGVSSDRVVAAVPTFALQFLLRDAKQNLPGSQIAQGPTQISMEQLHSILKKGNWTIERDDDLTGTYAYSQDGDWIAFDDEMAAMIKAKYFLLRDIAGVAIMPGNIDEKPSQSETPVSPSMTQIYYEQFLNQESGNRTRRQLAKSLQDDLSSVATTLSSPLYNDRVRASPYRIVRIVARSGETSVVRQPLESSLQCSRQGYYRHPEDCGSFYRCVKFDQYVDDFTVFEYDCPEGLVFDEKWEVCTWPSQAAPCGGSSEIRPVPMNKFVCPGEGYFADPENCRWFFACRDYAKDGVTFTQYEFRCPFGLLFDEENLLCNWPWLVPQCSGGAVGSSSNANAVKLKQPLEKKPAAIPMGSPGYLSGKLVTGEGLYKDPRPTYYGESVVSSGCGDCQSAGLVVKEPSQGSYSGKQQTKVVLAIPAATIAGESNPVRIIVASPAYSGDQQYTTTTTTPSYSKAVKYEGGASTGSYQSQKYTDSLAVSGSSDPYGSYASAGNRETAVAINNAQLASYSQTDNKYGESGKVSGPVGPSKPDNSFSYKETSTYDKSTKDEVANTPYYLVKQPGNGEIRGPDRTVENGKYDSAHTSDGKYVPSPSYSAPAYSAPVYSAPAYSEPTYSAPAYSEPTYSAPAYTAPTYSAPAYSAPTYSAPAYSEPAKTAPTYSAPAYSEPTKTAPAYSAPAYSEPAKPAPAYSVPTKSAPAYSAPAYPAPTYSAPTYSSPTYTSSTYSAPEPSDQDYNPVYSAPADSSQSAPSYSAPAYSTPSYSPPAYSAPAYSESVREYKPLTTAAPVYSAPAYTEKAPEYKTSTTAAPVYSPSAPSYSSPVYSAPAYTEKAPEYDSSTTASTVYSAPAYSSPVYSAPAYSSPVYSAPAYSAPVYSAPAYTEKAPEYKTPTTTSPVYAAPAYSAPVYTAPAYTEKAPEYKTPTTTSPVYAAPAYSAPVYAAPAYSAPVYSAPANTEKSPEYKTPTTTSPVYSAPAYTEKAPGYKTSTTAAPVYSAPAYTAKVTEYKTSTTAAPVYSAPSYTEKSPEYKTPTTSTPVYSAPAYTTKAPEYKTPTTAAPVYSAPTYTEKTTGYKAPTTAAPVYSSAPAYSVPAYSKPTAPAYTEKTPGYKTSTTAAPVYSTLAYTEKTVEYKTPITSAPAYSPSVYTDKSPISVYDSTASDYRASNTKLPANTASASIDEYSPVYDAPESVYKTPTKVVVTMETEDQGKKGYRGTGGAAGSAGSRGTGGSAGSRGTGGSAGSQGTDGSAGSRGTGGSAGSRGTGGVGGTRGSKGAVKYSEPEYNPASVRPSAGSYDKNKSTHSTMSRYPSDYETTGQIGDDTFGLKDNSKSKGKYTGSRPLASKSPAANEKVIDTNKRIPNEYSSTNGKSRTQLERGAGSSTSGKTYATVGTTKYQDSDYKKPAGSASSESNSYTTTPHSVSVNYEKTKADSSTKGEISYGDKRVTVKVPSTNKAAILDKWATVSPVTETELALTEQKGSTGDYKSSPRQRIKGRLNVNSKNQQLTTSVAQPSVKLVDSSASSVSLALNKNDGKVSTGSSGSEYGHRYLEKITVAQATAKNETLGPEVCVRAGLFRHPSDCQKFYECYWDRWIHQYTVHIFKCPVHLVYDDYITACNWPLDGPACVPHEAVKLYPQLLSTV